In Brienomyrus brachyistius isolate T26 chromosome 14, BBRACH_0.4, whole genome shotgun sequence, the following proteins share a genomic window:
- the LOC125708125 gene encoding estrogen receptor beta-like — protein MASSPGGDLPLLQLQEVGSSKVGGQSSSPGALPTIYAAPLPGLDVENRAVCIPSPYADNGHDYPTLTFYNPSVLSYPGSSIPDSPSVRPPLSPALYWPPHSHPGHTSHLPPLTLHCQQSMVYSDPPQTPWVETKAHDHIIVQASKLTGPRGLDADDAVNSSGGCLEGKADMHFCAVCHDYASGYHYGVWSCEGCKAFFKRSIQGHNDYICPATNQCTIDKNRRKSCQACRLRKCYEVGMMKCGMRRERCSYRGVRHRRMPQIRYLGTLGSRTQKRLESSLPVMKGTLALTPEQLVTCIMEAEPPEIYLMKDLKKPFTESSVMMSLTNLADKELVLMISWAKKIPGFVELSLSDQVHLLECCWLEVLMLGLVWRSVDHPGKLIFTPDLKLNRDEGSCVEGIMEIFDMLLAATARFRELKLQREEYVCLKALILLNSNMCVSSPESPEELESRAKLLRLLDAVTDALVWAISRKGLTFQQQSTRLAHLLMLLSHIRHVSNKGIEHLSNMKMKNVVPLYDLLLEMLDANTTHSSRVYHRVATGEPKNQPTSTVESKSAPQTPNNPQGPGPWAPVDCSE, from the exons ATGGCCAGCTCCCCTGGTGGTGACCTGCCACTTCTGCAGCTCCAGGAAGTGGGCTCCAGCAAGGTGGGAGGCCAGAGCAGCTCCCCCGGGGCACTACCCACCATCTATGCAGCCCCTCTGCCTGGCCTCGATGTGGAGAACCGAGCCGTGTGCATTCCCTCACCCTACGCGGACAACGGCCACGATTACCCCACCCTCACCTTCTACAATCCATCTGTGCTAAGCTATCCTGGATCCTCCATCCCTGACAGTCCCTCTGTGCGACCTCCTCTCAGCCCTGCCCTCTACTGGCCACCTCACAGCCACCCAGGACacaccagccacctcccacctcTTACTCTGCACTGCCAACAGTCCATGGTATACAGCGACCCACCCCAGACCCCATGGGTGGAGACCAAGGCCCATGACCATATCATTGTTCAGGCCAG CAAGCTGACAGGGCCACGTGGGCTGGATGCTGATGATGCAGTGAACTCCTCTGGGGGTTGCTTGGAGGGGAAGGCTGACATGCATTTCTGTGCCGTTTGCCATGACTACGCCTCAGGGTACCACTATGGCGTCTGGTCCTGTGAGGGATGCAAGGCCTTCTTCAAGAGAAGCATCCAAG GACACAATGATTACATCTGCCCAGCAACCAATCAATGTACTATAGACAAGAACCGaagaaagagctgccaggcctGTCGCCTGCGGAAGTGCTATGAAGTGGGCATGATGAAGTGTG GTATGAGACGTGAACGCTGTAGCTACCGTGGAGTCCGGCACCGACGCATGCCTCAAATCCGATATCTGGGTACACTGGGGTCCAGAACACAGAAGCGGCTGGAGAGTAGCCTGCCAGTGATGAAGGGGACCCTAGCCCTGACCCCTGAACAGCTGGTGACCTGCATTATGGAGGCAGAGCCACCAGAGATCTACCTCATGAAGGATCTGAAAAAGCCTTTCACTGAAAGCAGCGTCATGATGTCCCTTACCAACTTGGCTGACAAGGAGCTGGTCCTTATGATCAGCTGGGCCAAAAAGATCCCTG GGTTTGTGGAGCTCAGCCTGTCAGATCAGGTGCACCTGCTTGAGTGCTGCTGGTTGGAGGTGCTTATGCTTGGCCTAGTATGGCGGTCTGTGGATCACCCTGGGAAGCTCATCTTTACCCCCGACCTCAAGCTCAACAG GGATGAAGGCAGCTGCGTGGAAGGGATCATGGAGATCTTCGACATGCTGCTGGCTGCCACTGCACGCTTCCGGGAGCTGAAGCTACAGCGGGAGGAATATGTCTGTCTCAAGGCCTTGATCCTCCTGAACTCCA ACATGTGTGTGAGCTCCCCAGAGAGCCCCGAGGAACTGGAGAGCCGGGCTAAGCTGCTGCGACTGCTGGATGCAGTGACCGACGCACTGGTGTGGGCCATCTCCAGAAAAGGGCTAACCTTCCAGCAGCAATCCACTCGCTTGGCCCATCTGCTAATGCTACTTTCGCACATCCGCCATGTCAG CAACAAAGGGATAGAGCACCTGTCCAACATGAAGATGAAGAACGTCGTCCCACTGTACGACCTGCTCTTGGAGATGCTGGACGCCAACACCACGCACAGCTCCCGTGTGTACCATAGGGTCGCAACAGGGGAGCCAAAAAACCAGCCAACCTCTACAGTCGAGAGCAAGTCTGCTCCACAGACCCCGAACAACCCTCAGGGGCCGGGGCCATGGGCCCCTGTCGACTGCAGTGAGTAA